In a genomic window of Spirosoma agri:
- a CDS encoding site-specific integrase, with the protein MARTTEFKEGKATVKIIYRTHKVLQDGSHPFWLRITKDRKSKFVATGLSLHPKYWNSKYTGYKEAIRRSYTEELRNDLITELENWEKKYSQAASTLSMADEQHDAKAVANKAVESRKQIRSISLLAYIDEITSTMVIARQNGNSTIYRDLRNQLTDFIDGVYKKEDLAISEVTVRLCNQLEAFFRQRGNSDTTLSNRFRTLRAVINKAIAEGVAKPEHYPFARSAADKHKFSIGKFDTSTQKRAISRDDIRKIENFTPIGLYSADDFKGKRNAIAIAKIKNLAETERLSLSKHVFLFSFYCGGINFVDLSKLRWHNISTDAEGYTRLIYIRQKTGGKFTIRLIQSAVALINDYRQSTYVSPDSYVFPILSIGQHKTETQINNRLHKVLGQVNKDLKVLGKRVGIETPLTTYVARHSFATTLRQKGTSTAVISQAMGHKTEAVTAIYLDSFASEAIDSAYEALL; encoded by the coding sequence ATGGCAAGGACTACTGAATTTAAAGAAGGTAAGGCAACAGTAAAGATCATATATCGCACTCATAAAGTGTTACAAGATGGTTCTCATCCGTTCTGGTTACGCATTACAAAAGACCGTAAAAGCAAGTTTGTTGCAACTGGTTTGAGCTTACACCCTAAGTACTGGAACAGCAAATACACTGGTTACAAGGAAGCAATAAGGCGTAGTTATACGGAAGAACTTCGCAACGACCTTATTACAGAATTAGAGAATTGGGAGAAAAAGTATAGTCAAGCTGCTAGTACACTGTCTATGGCCGATGAACAGCACGATGCGAAAGCAGTAGCCAATAAAGCCGTAGAAAGCCGCAAACAGATTCGTAGCATTTCGCTGTTAGCTTACATAGATGAAATAACATCGACTATGGTTATAGCCCGTCAAAATGGTAACAGTACAATCTATAGGGATCTTAGAAACCAACTTACTGACTTTATTGACGGTGTCTACAAAAAGGAGGATTTAGCCATTAGTGAAGTTACTGTTCGATTGTGTAATCAACTGGAAGCCTTCTTTCGTCAGAGAGGAAATTCGGATACAACCTTAAGCAACAGATTCAGGACTTTACGGGCTGTTATAAACAAAGCTATTGCTGAAGGTGTAGCCAAACCAGAACACTATCCTTTTGCTCGAAGTGCTGCTGACAAACATAAATTTAGTATAGGTAAATTCGATACCTCAACTCAGAAACGCGCTATTAGTCGAGATGACATACGGAAAATCGAAAATTTTACGCCGATCGGATTATATTCTGCTGATGATTTCAAAGGTAAACGCAATGCGATTGCAATTGCTAAAATAAAGAACTTAGCGGAGACTGAACGACTAAGTCTTTCAAAACATGTATTTCTGTTTTCTTTCTACTGTGGAGGCATCAATTTTGTCGATTTGTCTAAACTTCGTTGGCACAACATTAGTACTGATGCCGAAGGGTATACCAGACTAATCTACATTAGACAGAAAACTGGCGGAAAATTCACAATTCGCTTAATCCAATCTGCAGTTGCCCTTATCAACGATTACAGACAATCGACATACGTTAGTCCCGACAGTTATGTATTCCCTATCCTAAGCATTGGACAGCATAAAACCGAAACACAGATTAATAACCGATTGCATAAGGTGTTAGGTCAAGTAAACAAAGATCTAAAGGTTTTAGGGAAACGAGTCGGCATTGAAACTCCACTAACGACATACGTAGCCCGACATTCCTTTGCCACTACATTACGACAAAAGGGTACTAGTACTGCTGTTATAAGTCAGGCAATGGGTCATAAAACCGAAGCGGTTACTGCCATCTATCTGGATTCGTTTGCATCTGAAGCAATTGATTCTGCTTATGAAGCATTATTGTAA